The genome window CCAAGGCGACGGCCGGAGACCTCGTGCGCATCACGGGCAGCGGCTTCAACGCGATCGACGGCTACCCACCGGGCGGCGATTGCACGACCACCGTGCAGCAGAGCAACTCGTGTAATCCCATCGCCGGCACTTGCGTTCAGTACGAAGCGTCTCCGGAGCAATGGGTGGACCTCCCGGTGCAAGCGGTGACGCCGGCCGAGATCGTGGTGCGCATGCCCCCCGGGACCACATGCGCGCAGCCCGTCACCGTTCGCGTGCAGCGGCTCGATGACACGGGGGCCATCGTGACCGGGACGAAAACGTTCTGCACCAACTCTTAGGCCCGATCGCTCGTGCTCCTCGTCTCATAGCGCCGGCGCTCACGAGGCGCGCTGGTTGGGTAACCCGGTCACTCAATTACCCGGGCGGCGTGGAAACCGTCCCAGATGGCGTTGAGGATGTTGCGTGGCTTGACGCAGTCGCCAATGGTAACGATCTCCGGTGCGTGCTCTTCGAGCGCATCACGCAGAGTGAGGTCCGGCTGAAATCCCGTAGCGATCACGATGGAGTCCGCTGCCAGTTCTTGCTGGCCGCCATCACGTTCCACCACTGCCCCGCCTGTGGTGATCTTGACGAGCTTCGTGTTCGTCAGCACCTCCACCTTGCTGTCGGCCAGCAACGTGTGAATCGCCAGCATGGTGTTGGCGTTCTTTCCTTCCGGGATCAATTGGCCCGCCATTTCGACGATGGTGACCTGTTTCCCCTGTTGCGCCAGGTGGGCGGCGGCCTCGCTGCCGCACAAGCCGCCGCCGATCACGAGCACGCGTTCTCCGACCGACTTTGTCCCTTCGAACAGGTCCACGGTGCTCAAGACGTGACCGAGTCGTACGCCGGGAACGTCCGGCAGCTTGAACTGCGAACCGGTGGCGACGATCACCACGTCAGGCTTGTGCTTCCGAACCAGCTCGGGAGTGACTTGCTTCTTGAGTTCGACCTTGACGCCGGCTTTCTCGACCTGTGTTGAGAGATATCGGATCAACGGCTTGATGTTGCCCTTGAAGTCCGGGGCGGCAGCGAGTCGCAGTTTCCCGCCCAGCCGGTCGCTCTTCTCCCACAGCGTCACCTTACACCCGCGGGCCGCTGCCACCCGAGCCGCTTCCAGTCCACCGGGCCCGCCGCCGATGACGAGCACGGATTTCTTCCGCTCAATCGGTGTGGGTGCGTACTCCTTTTCCCAGCCGGTCTGAGCGTTCACCGCGCAGCTGAGATGCAACGGATTGAGACAGCCCTCGTTGCAGGCGATGCACGGCTTGATGTCATCGTCCCGGCCGTCTTTGGCCTTCTTGGGCCAGTCCGGATCGGCCAGCAGGGGCCGCCCCAGTGCAACGAAGTCCGCCTTGCCTTCTTCCACGACCTGACGGGCAATCGCGGGATCTCCCAGCTTTCCGTGCGCGATGACCGGGAGCTTGACGACGCGTTTCACGGCTTCGGCCAAGGCGATCTGGCAGCCGGACTTCTCGTACATGCTCGGGATGACGCGGTTCCACACTTCGTAGCAGCCGCCATCGATGTGCAGCGCATCGACCCCGGCCTGCTCCAGCCGTCGGGCAAGCTCCAGGCCTTCTTCGAGCCTGCGCCCGCCGGGGATGTAATGGTCGGGGGTGAACTTGTAGATGATCGGGCAATCCGGGCCCACCGCGTATCGGGTGGCGCCGATGAGTTCCATGGTGAACCGCAGTCTGCCGTTCAGGTCACCGCCGTACGCATCGGTGCGCTTGTTCCACAGTGCCGTCTGGAACTGATCGATCAAGTAGCCGCCGTACCCTTGAATCTCGATCCCGTCAACGCCGGCCATCTTCGCCATGCCAGCGGCCGTCGCGAAGGACTTCACAATCTGTCCGATTTCCTCGACCGTCAGCGCTCGCGTCGAGATGGCTGGATTGTAGAAGCACGGCAGGACGGAAGCCGAAATCGGGGGAATGGGATTGCCCTCGAGGTAATTCACTCTGCCGAAGCCGGCCGTCAGTTGTAGGACGAGCTTCGAACCGTAGTGATGCATGGCGTTGCACAACTCGTACAAGCGTCCCATGAAGGAAGGGTTGGTGAGCCGGGGCAAGAAGTGAGCGATGCCGCCTTCGATGTCGGTGTTGACGATGGCGGCGCCGGTGATGATCATGCCCGTGCCACCCTTGGCCCGAGCAGCATAGAAGTCGATCAACCGGCGGGAGTAGCCGAAATCGGCATCCGGGAGCCCGCTCGTTCCCATCGGAGCCATGGCAATTCTGTTCTTGACCTCCATGCTTCCGATTTTGGCTCGCTCGAACAGCTTCATGGTTGTGCCTCCTCTGCTGCGGATGTTGGCTTCAGAATGCGACGGGGGGCTCTTTCTCACAGGCGTACCGCGGTTGCAAGACACCGCGTCGCTCCTGTGCGTCGTGGACGCATCATGGCAACGCCTCGGTGATCCTGTGCCCTATGCAAGCCATGCCCGCGAGTTGCAGGGCGGCCCGGGCCAGTCGCCGGCATGGCCGCTCAGGCCAGATCGAACAGCAGAATCTCCGCAGGCGTGTCGGCGCTGATCCTGAGCGTTGAGGTGTCGCTCACTGACGCACCGTCGCCAACGGAGAGTGAAACGTCGTTGAGTGTGACCGTGCCACGAGCGACCTGCAACCAAGCGTGACGGTCGGGGCGGAGATCATGGATGACCTGGTCTCCGCGATCCAAAAGAGCGGCGAAGAGGTTCACGTCCTGGTGGACCGTCACCGAGCCGTCACGCCCGTCACGTGATGCGACCAGGCGCAACCTCCGTTGCCGCTCCGCAACCGCGAAGCTGCACTGTTCGTAGCCCGGTGCCAGCCCTTGGCCTTCCGGTAGAATCCAGATCTGCAGGAAATGCAGCAAGTCGGTCTGCGAGTGGTTGTGCTCGCTGTGGGTGATGCCTGTCCCCGCGCTCATGCGCTGCACGTCGCCCGGTCGAATCACGGAGCCGTTGCCGAGGCTATCCCGATGTTCGAGCGCGCCCTCTAGGACGTACGTGATGATCTCCATGTCGCGATGACTGTGGGTCGCAAAGCCTCTGCCTGGCTGCACTCGGTCTTCGTTGATCACACGGAGCTGGCGGAAGCCCATGTGCGCTGGATCGTAGTAGTCCGCAAAGGAGAAGGTGTGGAAGCTTTCGAGCCATCCATGTTGCGCGTGACCGCGTTTGTCGCCTGGCCGGATGGTGATCATTGGCCCGAGTATAAGCCCTTTTCTTCTCTTGATAAGAG of Candidatus Binatia bacterium contains these proteins:
- a CDS encoding pirin family protein; translation: MITIRPGDKRGHAQHGWLESFHTFSFADYYDPAHMGFRQLRVINEDRVQPGRGFATHSHRDMEIITYVLEGALEHRDSLGNGSVIRPGDVQRMSAGTGITHSEHNHSQTDLLHFLQIWILPEGQGLAPGYEQCSFAVAERQRRLRLVASRDGRDGSVTVHQDVNLFAALLDRGDQVIHDLRPDRHAWLQVARGTVTLNDVSLSVGDGASVSDTSTLRISADTPAEILLFDLA
- a CDS encoding FAD-dependent oxidoreductase, with protein sequence MKLFERAKIGSMEVKNRIAMAPMGTSGLPDADFGYSRRLIDFYAARAKGGTGMIITGAAIVNTDIEGGIAHFLPRLTNPSFMGRLYELCNAMHHYGSKLVLQLTAGFGRVNYLEGNPIPPISASVLPCFYNPAISTRALTVEEIGQIVKSFATAAGMAKMAGVDGIEIQGYGGYLIDQFQTALWNKRTDAYGGDLNGRLRFTMELIGATRYAVGPDCPIIYKFTPDHYIPGGRRLEEGLELARRLEQAGVDALHIDGGCYEVWNRVIPSMYEKSGCQIALAEAVKRVVKLPVIAHGKLGDPAIARQVVEEGKADFVALGRPLLADPDWPKKAKDGRDDDIKPCIACNEGCLNPLHLSCAVNAQTGWEKEYAPTPIERKKSVLVIGGGPGGLEAARVAAARGCKVTLWEKSDRLGGKLRLAAAPDFKGNIKPLIRYLSTQVEKAGVKVELKKQVTPELVRKHKPDVVIVATGSQFKLPDVPGVRLGHVLSTVDLFEGTKSVGERVLVIGGGLCGSEAAAHLAQQGKQVTIVEMAGQLIPEGKNANTMLAIHTLLADSKVEVLTNTKLVKITTGGAVVERDGGQQELAADSIVIATGFQPDLTLRDALEEHAPEIVTIGDCVKPRNILNAIWDGFHAARVIE